The DNA segment atgggcctagtgattttctctgtgttcttcaatttaagtctgacttttGTAATAAcgagttcatggtctgaaccacagtcagctcctggtcttgtttttgctgactgtaatagagcagtccagtggtcatgtatggatgtgagagttggactgtgaagaaagctgagcaccaaagaactgatgcttttgaactgtggtgttggagaagactcttgagagtcccttggactgcaaggagatccaaccagtccatccttaagaaatcagtcctgaatattcattgaaaggactgatgttgaagttgaaactccaatactttggccacctgatgcgaagaaccgactcactagaaaacaccctgatgctgggaaagactgaaggcgggaggagaaggggacggcagaggatgagattgttggatggcatcaccgacttgatggacatgagtttgagtaagctccaggagttggtgatggacagggaaacctggcgtgctgcagtccatggggtcgcaaagagtcggacacaactaagcgactgaactaactgactgcAATTTTTAGAAGTTGGATGTCCCAGATTCTGTGAGCCATGGGCAAGACTGGAGTCTGTCCAGGAATGcctttttcttttgatgtgttCCATAGGGTTTGGCATAATTTAGAACTCCCTTCTTTGAGCTCTCAAGTTCCAGTGTCTGAGACCTTGGTTTCCCCATCCTCAGGAGTGGTAAATTGCCACCATGTTTGGCATGTACTTATTTCAGGCTTTTAGACACATGGTGTTTAGGCCTGATGGGttagctttcttctctctctcaagTCCTGTACCCACAGTGCCTCTGCCTGAGCCCTGTGTTTGAGGTGTAAGTGCCTGTCCCCAGTCTCATCAAATGGCCCCCCTTCAAGTCAGTGCGTCTCTACCTACAGCTACTATCCCTGAGCTAGAAGAGACCAAGAGAAAAGTCATTGTTTTCAACTTGCAAGACACTTTACTCCTAGGATGTCATATCTGGTAGGTCTCTTCAAGATTATGACACCCAAATATTCCATGGTAAATGGAGGAGCAGAGGCCTGAGAGgggaagggacttgcccaagCACCCTGGTGGGTACGGAAATCCTGATTCCATTACCTGCCAGTGGCTCTGTCTGTCCTGTGTTGCCAGGTCCTGTGATACAGGGGTTTATTTAGGTTGAGTTGTGGAGGTGCTAAGGAAGTCCTGGACTAGAGGGATTGATGGTTCCCTTGTTACTCAGCCttgcttgctctttttttttggccacgctgggtGTCTTGcaagatcttacttccccaaccagggactgaacccggtgCATGGCtggaaagcaccaagtcctaaccactggaccatcagggaactcTCCTTGCATTCTCTTCTGATCCATATGAGCAGGTAGACTGAGAGAAAGACTGGAAAATCAGTCATGGTTTGCAATCCCCcagtagcagtagcaggcttTGGCTATTGCTTAAGTTCCAGGCGCCCCTACCAAGTACCTCCTGTGCTATGCTTGTCCTGGCTGGGGGACACCTAGCACCTGGTAGATGCAGCCCACAGGCTTCCACTCCTGTAGGAGGAGCCCAGGCAGGACTTGGTCCCTAGTGGTCCCCTTAGCTGGGTGTTCTTGTTCAGGGCAGAACTGGCTTAACCATTTTCATTGGGATGTTGGCAAAACCAGGAGTGGTACTGGCTAAGAGGAGAGAAGTCCCATAGGAAGAATTTTTAGATTTCAGGCAGTGTGCTAACTATTTGACAGGCCTTGTGTCACTCAGTGGGACCCTGCGAGACTCTGACACTCTATAAAGATCTCATTTTGGAGATGAGGGAATGGAGACAGAAGAAACTCTCCAAGGTAccatactagggcttccctggtggctcagatgggaaagaatccacctgcaatacggaagacctgggttcgatccctgggttgggaagatcccctggaggagggcatggcaacccaccccagtgttcttgcctggagaatcccatggacagagaatcccatggactgagaataccatggaccaaggagcctggttgactacagtccatagggtcgcaaagagtcggacacaactgagcgactaagcacacaccatACTAGGAAGTGGCTGAAGTAGCATTCACTTTCAAGCCCTCGGCTCTTCTAGGCAAAGGGTTCACTGAAGCAGGCTTGGCAGGAGAGGAGAGAGTTGGGCTGAGAGGGGGCTATGtatgactgggggtgggggtaatATGTGGGGCAGCAGAGTGGGAGGAGGCACATTTGAGTCTGTCCACTCAGGATACACGGTGCGTGGACTGCTCTGTCGTGGGCCTGGGCCCTGACGTGTGGGTAGTTGGAATGCTGAGTCCAGAGCCTGCAGAGCCAGCCTGAGCCCTGCAGGCTCAAGGGGAATAAATGCCTGCCCAGGACTTGCCTCTTCGAAATGGAAATACTAGATCAAGTGAGCCTGGAGGCTGGGATTCATGGAATGCTGTGATGTTACAACTGCAAGTGATTTCTTGCTGTAATACCCACAGAGAATCAGACTTCTGCCCTTTGCCGACAGTTTTCTCTGATACCTCGGGGGGATGCGAGAACATGGTCCCTAAGGGACAACTCATTTGGTTCTTAGGCAGCTAATACCTCGTGAATGCTTAGCCCATGCCAGGCACAACTGGTCAGCCCCAGCCTCCAGAAGGGGAGCAGAATCATGGCCGTGTGGAGGTGTGCAGCACTCAGAGGTCTCCGTACCCAGCTTCTCTCTGGGTGCAGGAAGTCTTCCAGCTTCCTCAACTGGGTCTAGGACCCCACCTCTTCCTGAAGTAGTTCCATCCCTTGTGACCTCACTAAGATTGTTAAGATCTTCCTCATACCAACCTCCAAAGTGATATCCCTGTAAATTCTTATTGTTTTCAGTTCTGTCTTTTATGGCTACATGGAGGAAATAGGATCCAGGAATAGCAAATAGGTTTCATCTTGGTAAGCAACTCCAGTCAACTGGTGGTAGCTGCCTGAGGTCCTAGGAAGGAAAAGGTTCTGAAGCCAAGACCGGGCTTGGAAGGGAAGTCTAGAAGCAATGCCATAGTTAGCCAATTAGCAGTTACATGACAAGAGCATTTCACCTTCAACCAATGGATAGTAAATACCTAAAGAATGCTAAGACAGTGTGTTCAGTGCAGGGGGAAACAAAGTCACATTTGATTATTAATGGTCTGCTGTGGGCACAGGAAAGGATAATATTGGGGCATGTACCACAATATTGTCATTTCTGGATCAGAGTATTGCCAAGATCCCATTCAATTAAAAACTCTGTGTTAAAAGAAACTGCTGACCTttgaaagaggcagaggaactggtTCATCTGCCTTGGAATTGTACATTTTCTGCAACTCTCTCACCAGGTGGAATTAACTGTGGAGAAGCACATAGCCGGCTTCTGGGTCAAAATCCCATGTGTGGACAACATTGGTAGCTGCACCTATGACAACTTCTGTAATATACTTGAAATGTTAATTCCCATTGAGGAACCCTGCCCGGAACCACTGCacacctatgggcttccctgtcaCTGTCCCTTCAAAGAAGTAAGTACAGGGAGGGGAGAGCATTTCCCTGTGACTGGGGTAGAGACGTGGCATTGGGAGACATTCTCTTGCAGACCTGGACATCTGTGGGTGTAAATTGACCCGATCTATCCTCAATCACTTACCTTTTGGGGGCCTCGGTttatccatctgtaaaatgggaaacttGATGCTCGATCTGACCTCCAGTGCCCTTCTGCTATTACATTCCATGCTCTACATGACTCTTAGGAGAGTGGGAAGAGGGGCAGTTCGAAGCTGCAAACTTAGAGGTCACTCCAGGAGAGAGTCCCGTCTGTAGGCTCCCACTGACACTGTCTTTCCCACAGGGTGCCTACTCACTGCCCAAGTCCGACTTCATGCTGCCCCACCTGGAGTTGCCCAGCTGGCTCAGCACGGGGAACTACCGCCTGCAGACCATCCTGAGCAACAGTGAGAAGCGGCTGGCTTGTGTCAATATCTCCGCCTCCCTTA comes from the Bubalus kerabau isolate K-KA32 ecotype Philippines breed swamp buffalo chromosome 1, PCC_UOA_SB_1v2, whole genome shotgun sequence genome and includes:
- the GM2A gene encoding ganglioside GM2 activator: MSPLLQAPFLISLGLLLAGPALPARILQNRLGSFSWDNCDAGKDPAVINSLTVEPDPIAIPGNLTITAEAKTTAVLSDPLKVELTVEKHIAGFWVKIPCVDNIGSCTYDNFCNILEMLIPIEEPCPEPLHTYGLPCHCPFKEGAYSLPKSDFMLPHLELPSWLSTGNYRLQTILSNSEKRLACVNISASLKGK